In Colwellia sp. M166, a genomic segment contains:
- a CDS encoding insulinase family protein, with protein sequence MKKSPNDTKQYKTITLANGLRVLLVHNAESNKSAAALAVNVGHFDDPNHRQGLAHFLEHMLFLGTKNFPDGSEYQKFINEHGGSNNAWTATEHTCFFFDIGYQHFGLAIERFGEFFTAPLLSEEFVNKERKNIDAEFKLKLKDDIRRLYDVHKETINQAHPFAKFSVGSSETLADKTGYNLRDEVCNFFQNNYQAHFMTLVLEGPQTIAKLEALANNHFSKIKSDGVAKTTISQPLYRPEHQQKWISVQPVKNDQQLIISFAMPSIDKFYRQKPESILAYLIGHEGPGSILSLLKSKQWALALTAGSGINGSNFKDFNISISLSELGKKNISAIISIVFSYLNLLKQDPLHEQYYQEKKALAELSFSYQEKLSPLDSVSQLVINMQHYPQQDYIFGDYVMQGLDESVFNTLLGYMVATNVRIIVIGKNIQEESHKNTSKWYQVPYSITDIKQAKIEQWQQAPYLTELSLPNKNPYIVSKPELISDDRKENPPLTPPTNICQESGLNVWFKQDTSFNTPKGYIYLSIDSPAVIENTSTIAMTRLFIDLYSDAVIEEHYDAELAGIHYHLYSHQSGLTLQLSGISTKQEQLLPLLLNSLMQCDFCQEKFELFKQQLLSHWHNAENSKSISQLFANLSATMQPKSPSSHTLINALQQVEFNQFKSFITQIFQHTAIDVLIHGNWSRQSADNIIADIKTIFKGKLSHKNQVKIPCIDIQGQGTLTIPMELPEHDHAAVLYYPMPKKDLHTVALTMLTNQLLSPIFFQEMRTEKQYGYLVGVGFIPINRYPGIAFYIQSPHTNSATLIAAMDSFIAKASDYIAELPKEHWQHLQFGLASQLQEKDTNLRIKSQRYWAAICNKEASFTEKQKLIAIIESASINDVAKFLQQYFNGAKAKDRLSLLSYENSAQLEKMANNLINNDNISTLLKKCQKKY encoded by the coding sequence GTGAAAAAAAGCCCTAATGACACCAAGCAATATAAAACCATAACATTAGCCAATGGCTTAAGAGTATTATTAGTGCACAATGCGGAATCTAATAAATCTGCTGCAGCACTAGCAGTCAACGTTGGTCATTTCGATGATCCTAATCACCGACAAGGACTGGCTCATTTTTTAGAGCATATGCTATTTCTTGGCACCAAAAATTTTCCAGATGGCAGCGAATATCAAAAATTTATTAATGAACATGGTGGTAGTAATAATGCTTGGACCGCAACCGAACATACTTGCTTCTTCTTTGATATTGGATACCAACATTTTGGCTTAGCCATAGAGCGTTTTGGCGAGTTTTTTACTGCGCCATTGCTTTCAGAAGAGTTTGTTAACAAAGAGCGTAAAAACATTGATGCTGAGTTTAAACTCAAGCTTAAAGATGATATTCGACGTCTTTATGATGTCCATAAAGAAACCATTAACCAAGCCCACCCTTTTGCTAAGTTTTCTGTCGGTAGCAGTGAAACGCTAGCGGATAAAACCGGTTATAATTTGCGTGATGAGGTATGCAATTTTTTTCAAAATAACTACCAAGCTCATTTTATGACTTTAGTTTTAGAGGGACCACAGACCATCGCTAAATTAGAGGCTTTAGCAAACAACCACTTCTCTAAAATAAAATCAGACGGAGTGGCTAAAACAACCATTAGCCAACCACTTTATCGTCCAGAGCACCAGCAAAAGTGGATATCTGTACAGCCGGTAAAAAACGATCAACAATTGATCATTAGTTTTGCCATGCCTAGTATTGATAAATTCTATCGTCAAAAACCTGAGTCTATCCTTGCTTATTTAATCGGGCATGAAGGCCCCGGCAGCATATTATCGTTATTAAAAAGCAAGCAATGGGCTTTAGCATTGACCGCAGGTTCAGGCATAAACGGCTCTAATTTCAAAGACTTCAACATTAGTATTTCCCTCTCTGAACTAGGCAAGAAAAATATTAGCGCTATTATTAGTATCGTGTTCTCATATCTAAACTTATTGAAGCAAGATCCGCTTCATGAACAATATTATCAAGAAAAAAAAGCCTTAGCAGAATTATCATTTTCTTACCAAGAAAAACTATCACCCCTTGATTCTGTCAGCCAACTTGTTATCAATATGCAACATTATCCCCAACAAGATTACATCTTTGGTGATTATGTTATGCAAGGGTTAGATGAATCAGTGTTCAACACTTTACTAGGTTATATGGTGGCAACCAATGTTCGCATTATTGTTATAGGTAAAAACATTCAAGAAGAATCACATAAAAACACGAGCAAATGGTATCAAGTACCTTACTCAATCACTGATATCAAACAAGCAAAAATTGAGCAATGGCAACAAGCGCCCTATTTAACTGAATTATCTCTACCCAATAAAAACCCTTATATAGTGTCGAAGCCAGAGCTGATCTCTGACGACAGAAAAGAAAATCCCCCTTTAACGCCACCAACAAATATTTGTCAAGAAAGCGGGCTAAATGTTTGGTTTAAGCAGGATACAAGCTTTAACACCCCAAAAGGTTATATCTATCTCTCCATAGACTCACCTGCGGTCATAGAAAATACCAGCACAATCGCAATGACCCGCTTATTTATTGACTTATACAGTGACGCAGTTATAGAAGAGCATTATGATGCTGAGTTAGCAGGCATTCACTATCACCTGTATTCACATCAAAGTGGCCTAACATTACAATTATCTGGCATTAGTACCAAGCAAGAGCAACTATTACCTTTATTATTAAATAGCTTAATGCAATGTGACTTTTGCCAAGAAAAGTTCGAATTATTTAAACAACAGCTACTGAGTCATTGGCACAATGCAGAAAACAGCAAATCAATTTCACAGCTATTTGCTAATCTTAGTGCCACAATGCAACCTAAAAGCCCTAGTAGTCACACCTTAATTAATGCCCTGCAACAGGTCGAATTTAATCAGTTTAAAAGTTTTATAACACAAATTTTTCAGCATACGGCCATAGATGTACTCATCCATGGTAATTGGTCAAGACAGTCAGCAGACAATATCATTGCCGACATTAAAACCATATTTAAGGGAAAGTTATCACATAAAAATCAAGTGAAAATTCCTTGTATTGATATACAAGGACAAGGAACATTGACTATACCGATGGAGTTACCCGAACACGATCATGCCGCGGTTCTCTATTACCCTATGCCGAAAAAAGATTTACACACGGTGGCATTAACCATGCTAACCAATCAGCTATTATCACCTATTTTTTTCCAAGAAATGCGCACAGAAAAACAATACGGATATTTGGTTGGTGTCGGTTTTATCCCTATTAATCGTTATCCGGGTATTGCTTTCTATATTCAATCTCCGCATACCAACTCAGCCACTTTAATAGCAGCAATGGACAGCTTCATTGCTAAAGCAAGCGACTATATAGCCGAGCTACCTAAGGAGCATTGGCAACACCTACAATTTGGCCTAGCAAGTCAACTACAAGAAAAAGATACTAATCTAAGAATAAAAAGCCAACGTTATTGGGCGGCAATTTGCAATAAAGAAGCCTCTTTTACAGAAAAGCAAAAGCTTATTGCAATCATTGAAAGTGCATCAATAAATGATGTCGCTAAATTCCTGCAACAGTATTTTAATGGCGCAAAAGCTAAGGATCGCTTGTCTTTACTCAGTTATGAGAATAGCGCTCAGTTAGAGAAAATGGCCAATAACTTAATAAATAATGACAATATCTCAACTTTATTAAAAAAGTGTCAAAAAAAATATTAG